The genomic window tttggggttttcttggcaaaaatggagtggtttttcatttccttctccagcttattttactgaggcaaacagggttaagtgacttgcccagggccactcAGCTAATGTCTCAGGCTAggtttgaacttatgaagatgactCTTCCAGACTTTAGGCTCTGGCATTGCATCACTTACCTGCCAGTATCTATCCCTAaccaaataattaataaagtgaCATCTGGCTTCTCTTTAGGTTCTCAGAAAGGAGGTTATGGGCTGAATACAGAATGTATTGGGAAAGTAGAATTTCAAGTGTTACCTGAGATATATAACTCAAACACACCCAGTCTGTGCCTCCTTTCTGACAATTCTTTATCTTTGTTCCCCTTTCAGTGCCAAATTTTAAGAGTTGCCTACACTCATTGcttctcctttctcccattcctttttaaatttatttttattttaaaacttaataaaGACCAAATAAAATGCATATTTCATATAcacaatagaatagaaaaaaagattatacattaAATTATAGATCTCTTATACAacttacttttctttaaaaatatatgtttatatattattgctaatgtttataataataatgcaaTACATTTAACATGGAACTTTCAAAGTAATTCAGTTTTTCCACAGCCTCtctaaaaattgtcatttttctaattttgtaatttttaacaATGTGATAACTGTGAGGTGAAGctttcagaattgctttaatttgcatgtctctctCCATTTATGAGTAGCAGTTATTATTCATGTGATTACTGAtatcttggatttcttcctttgaaaactattTAATTCCTTAAACATCTAGGATATGAGACcattattaaaacaaacaaacaaacaaacaactataaATCTACAAAGACTTTTTCCCAGCTAattatttccccttttaatttgtTAATGGAATTAGATGTTTGCATAAAAAGTTCAAAAATTTTAAGTATGAAAACTATGTTTTATCATCTATGACtccctcaaactttttttttttttttttttttttttcatgaactcTTCCCATCCTTATCTAGGTATCTTCCTCCTTGCTTGTCTAATTTTTTACCATGTTAATATATGAACTAAGTCACATATTCATTTAGAACTGATGGGGTGAGTAAGACTTCAGAGGAAGGCCAAGTCCCTGCTAGCAGTCCAGTGTTTGGATTGGACATAGGAAAGGGCAGTGACAAGATTATCTGAATCCTACAGTTACTGTATACAACTAGGAGGCCAAGCTAGACATTTTACACTCCCCTCCCAGGTTATTACTTTCTGAGACAAGCAGGGTGGGGGATTGACAGGATTATCTTGTCCTTAAATGGGCCTTTGTTGTTTTCAGAAGTGGGCCCTTGTTGAATTTCTTACATTGGCAGTATTATCTTGACACTACCCCCCCTCATCCCCAGTTGATATATACATTCGGGAGGCCAAGCTATAGATGTCAACacctttattttgtatcttataAAAGATACCCCCTTTTTAATGTTAATTGCAAGTTTCTTAGAGAAATTTACCTGCCTTATGGGTCAAATTATTTCCCTCTTGTTAATAGCAAGTTCTATTAGGGAACTTTGTCCGCTTTATAAGCATCTTATAAATGGCATATTCATCAAGAACTTTGCCTGACTCATGGTATCATAATAAAGCTGTTTCCCCTTCACTGGAAGATGGCCTGAGGCTATGAATTTTTTCTGCACAAATCCCCACCTTCAAAACTTCTAGTACCTATCAGAACTAGTCTTGTCATTTGGTACTCCTAATGACAAGGAGTCATTATACCTAATTTCCACCGGACATCTTTCCAAGTTCTCTAGCAGTTTTTGTTCATAAGGTTTGCTTCAGGAGTTGGGGTTGTGGCGATCATCAAATACCATACTACCGGAGTTGTTTGCTTCTAAAGTGCACACCTATTCTGTTCTGCTTGTTGACTTATATATTTTAACCAATATCAAATAAGTTTTGATACAATTTAATGCTTTGAAGTATAGTTTGAAGATCTGGTAATGTTAACCCCTCTACTTTCccactttttacatttttccttggtatttttgactttttaatgCCTTTAGTTTGCATTTAATTAGCCTACAATAACTGTTTTTTGTGCTTGTTTTAAACTACAAGTGCCCTGTGCGGTGCGCACACTGGCGGCTATGGGAAGTACCAGGAAAAGACATTAGTCGCCCTCTCCTTCAGGCACTCGATAAGAAGGCAGATGTTTTCCCTGATGGGACAATACAAATCCCCCGTGCAAACCTCCCCTTTGTCTTCAGCGCCCGGCTTCTCTAGTTTCCAGTCAAAGTTCCCTGTCCCAGGTGCTTACACCAACCCTGATCGCTTGCCCTCTCTTTCCCCAGTCCCATTTGCTACAGGAAGCCTATAATACAGCCTTTGTGGTGCTTGTCACCGAGGTGCATTCCCTTCCCATCGTCTTTGATTGGTCCTACGTGAACCCCTCCCGCCCACATATGCCCCACGAGCAAAATTCTCCTCTCCTATTGGTCATTGAAGCTGCCAATGAGATGCGTGACTTAAAGGGAGGCAACACGTTCGCCGCCGGCACTTTCGGGAAATGGAGTTCTAGAGTTCCTCCCGAACATGCGCTGTTCGAATTTGAGGCGTTTCCGAGAATCTTGACTAGATTTCCGGGCAGGGAGCCGAGTGTAAATCCAAAGAACTGACTGGGTTCCCCTAACCCGGCCCGAGTGGGTGAGTCCCTAGGGACTGGGCGTAGTTCCATTTTCCCTCTCTAGACCGTGTCCGGGGGGTACAGAGGCGGATACTGTGAAGGGCAGCCCGGATTCCTCCTCAGGGACGCTGTGGGGAATGGGAAGCTGGGGTGAGGAGGAGGACAATTCTCTAATCTTGCACCGCTGTAGGGGGAGGGTGGGAGACTGGGGAGGATACCACTGATGGGCGAGGGCTGGGAAGTCATCTCTGGCTGGGGCCAGGGGGAGGCTGGGGAAGCAGCACTGATTGGTGGAGGGCCAGCCGGGAAGGGCATCACTGTGGAGGGGGAGAGAGGCCGGGGAGGGCATCCTTGGTGAAGAgggccccctcccccaccccatctcCTATATCCTGCATCCTGAAGGGAACTTCTTGTGCTCTGGGAGCGGAAGATCCTGTAAGGACACTCATTAATAAAATAACTGTCCATTGAAACTTCAACCATAACGAGCTTTTTGTCTCTACTTGGCCCCAGCTCAGAGGCACCAAACTAGAGGCTTgacaccccccccttttttttttttttttgataaactaTTTTTTCAGTGATGGTTTAGGAGAGCCGATGGTAAAGTAAGGCCTGACCTCGAACCCAGAGCACTTAATTAAAGACTGATATCTTCTCCATTGTATGGGAAAGAGGGGCCTGGGCTGACGGGAGTGGGATTTGGGACTTGGAGAATAAAGCTGGGacaggagaaaaggggagaactTGTGTGtcattttcttatacttttcacTTTCCCTTAAGATTCCTGGAGAGAACCTGAACTTTTCTCGAACATTCCCCTACAGAAACTGATCTGAAGAGAGCACGCAGAAAGTTCTGAGGCTAGACTCTACATTGAGCGATGACTTCAGCCGGGGGCTGCCCAATTTCGGCTCCTCAGGAGTTGGAGGGGCTCCTGATAGTCAAGCTGGAGGAAGACTGTTCTTCAGGGCAGGAAATCTCCATGGTGGGTGATAGAGCAAGCCCTGAGATCTGCCACCAGTGCTTCAGGCATTTCTGCTACCAAGAGGCCGCTGGACCTCGACAGGCTTTCCTCCAACTCCAGGAGCTTTGTCATGGCTGGTTGAGGCCCGAGATGCACTCCAAGGAGCAGATCTTAGAGCTGCTGGTATTGGAGCAATTTCTGACCGTCCTCCCTGGCGACATCCAGACGAGGGTACGGGAGCGACATCCAGGGAGTGGGGAAGAGGCGGTGACTCTTGTGGAGGAGTTGCAGAAAGAACATGAGCAGGTGAGAAAGCCTTCTGTGACACTTGATAGGGTATAAGAGATTGGACCATAAGGCAGTTTAATTTCCCCCAGGAAGTAGAGTGAAATTAACATTGAACTTGAAAGTCAGGAAACCTAGAGGGAGCTCCCAGCTCTGGCACTCATTAGCTgggtgaccataggcaagttGTTGGACATCTCTGACTTTAagcttcatctgtaaagtagatgGGGAATATAGAGTGGGAAAATGCTTCTACTATATACTTTGAGGTTGTTGAGTAATAAGTAATAAgtaagtattatgtaaatgtgagGTTTTTATTACTTGCAGTTAGCATTTGACACATTGGCCCTGGTAGCTTTCAGCAGGCAGACCTAGAAAAGCAGAAGAATTGCTATTTGTGATATTTACATTACATAGGGTTTCCTGGGAAGAAGTTGGCTTTTCTTTCCTGTTCAGGAGCATATCTGAAGAGAATTCCAGGAAACTTGAGTAGGGCCTCTTCTTGGACTGAGGCTAGACCCTGAGCTGAATGATGACTTCAGCTGTGAGCTTTGAAGCTTCACTTTCTCAGGAACAGGAAGACTCCTGTGAGTCAGGCTGGATGAAATTTGTAGTTTGGGGCAGCAAATCTCTGTGCAAGACTAGAAAGGTTTAAAGTACCTCCTTTTCAGCAGTATTAGGGTATGTATCTCATAAATAGTCCAGTTTTCCAACTGAGTTTCTGAAGTTCAGAGAGGTGTGACTGACTCTTACTTGACTGTGATTACCCAACTAGTAAGTAACAGAGCTGTAACTCAGCAtaattctttttgcctttcaATAATTGCTCTTCCCACTATGCCCAAGCATCAATGTCCTGGCCTTTTCTCTTTTGCAATATTCATTCCCAGTTGGTCTGTTAACTTGGAAAGCAAGTTTGACACTTCAAGCACACTAGTTTTCAAGCCACACAAATTGACTTCTCGAGGATGCTGCCATGCTCAAAGGAGTAGCCAGTGAAGTTGTGTAAGGTCTGAATGGGAACAGTGTAGATAAATGTGACAATACCTCTTTGAACAGGGACCAGGTCTATTTCAGTCGCATCATTTCTTTCAGTACCTATGTGATTGTCCAGTATACTTAGTTCAAatcatccttctttcttttcgTGAAGTATGCCTTGAAGTTTACTATTAAGGATTCTTTTTTAGAATCCAGTAGTGATACGATTTGCCATTGGGCCCTGTTAGAGTAATGAATGATATGGGCTGGTTTCTAGGTTACAATCCATGGGCAGAGACAAGCAGTACCTTTGAAAGAGACCTCACCACTGAAAGCAGCACAGGAACCACCGAACTTCAAGCTGGAGCCATCAGATATTGAGCAGAGCCCTTGCCTTGAACTACAGGAGCTGCCGGGCCCTAGCCCTAATGGGGGGCCCCAGTCTCTACAGGAGAGGGGTGAGGAGCAGAGATTCATCTGGGGAGAGAAACCCCTTGAGGGGAGGGATGTTAGAAAAAGTAACCACAAAGGGTTTATGGTTCTGCCTAAGAATGGGATATACATTGATAGTGTCTTTTTTTGATTTGgagtatgtgggggggggggtgataaTGGTGGTGGGGAAATAGGctgcaaaaaatatataattcctaTATTCAATATAATAACAAGTAGGAATTAGAACACAATTTAGAATCAACACCACTATTTGGAACCAATTTACCATGTATatacctttgtttttcttttttttagaatgtCAGTTCAACAGGAACTGAGCAGTACGGGAGAAATCAGCTCTTTGTGGTGAATAACATAGCATCAAAATAGGAACAAGAAtgctattcttattcttttgatTTGTCTCCTTCAGCATCATCTACTCCCTGGGTTTCTATATTTCCTTCAAAGGCAGAAGGCAccaaagacaaagagacaaggGGGTCTCAGGTGATATGGCGGTTCCCATTATTCTTCCTGTGCTCTAATTTCTATTACCTGAATGTTATTATTTCAGAACCTCCATATCAAGTCATGTGCAGAAAATCTGTATGAGGGTATCATCTCTCTGTTTCATTTGTTGTCTCTATATAACATAGAccatatgtattcatatacaaATCCTGCCCTCAATGtttgtagtttttcttttacattttaatagtcAATAGTTCTTAGAGTAGTATGTGTTAAAAAGGAGTTTTTGTACAGTTTCAGTTGCCTGTGACTTTTGAGGATGTGGCAGCATACCTTTCTCAGGAGGAATGGAGGCATCAGGAACTCAGTAAGAAGGCTCTTTCCAGAGAAACCATGCAGGAAAATTATGAGCATGTGGTTGCATTAGGTAAGAACTTCTTACTCAGTAATAAAGATCAATGGTTATCTTGCAGTAGTACCTATCCCTTGGATAGCCAGGCTACTTATATAAGTTCCATGTAGTACAGGAGGAGTCAGATAGAGGGAAGAACCAATCTAATGTGGACCCATTTTGGCTTGGGATCTCAATGCTACAAGGTCTATTACCTAAGATTAGGACCAATGAACCATGTTAGTAGTCCTGGAGTAGGATATATCAGGAACAAAGGAATTACTAGACCAAATGGGCTCTTGTAATTTTGGCtattttgtggcagctctatagCCTAATGCAGTAGAAAGAGCACGGATCTTAATAATAGGACCTGGATTAGAATATTGGCTTTTCTACTTGCTATCAGTGTgaccttaaaaaataataacataataattatattaattagcACATTCTCTATTTCTGCATGTTATAATTCAGTTTTTATATCCTGGTAGCTAAGTTCATGTTGTTTTTTAAACAGCATTCCTCTGacaattcttttttatcttgTCTGATGTGAGCCCCAGATAATTGAGGAGGGGAGAGCAAAGCAATCTTTTCATGTTTTGTATAGTGAGTTTTTCTCTCAGTAATAtctcatttccatattttttctgcttttaactTAAATATTCCTAtcaagattattttatattttaatctagctCTTAAAGATACTGGCCTGAAATCACACTGTTAGCAACTGTCAACTAAATGTCACAGCAGagtaaaacttccttttttttcctccactactttttttttttttttaaatgtcttcccCATGTGTTTTTATTGTCATTTCTCTGTACTTTGGCAGTTAGTTTACACTAGCTTTCTATATCTTGGGGTTCatgggctagatttctttctctgGGACCATTACTTAAGCCCAAAACACACTAGCTTTCTATGACTGGCCAACAAAAGGTCCCATTTGGTCTTTGTTTTGGTCCTGATTGCCTTACTGGAGTGCTGTTTTGGCCAGCACTCCTGGCCAAATCCTATGGGTCTTCCCCTTGAACATTgatctggttcttttttttttttttaattaggtaaaaAAGACCATTCTTTGTCTCACTTCTTTCTTACTTCGCCATAATCACTGAATGGGccattgcttcagtcaaactgagacctggaaaagatCTTGGCTTTaaaagatcaaggtctcccactgcatccaggatcatctccagtcatcctaatcAATATTTAGCCAGTGGACTCAGATGCTTcagagaggagaaagtgaggctggtgactttacaCAGCCTGCCTCATTCAGAAAAAATTCATTTGCATGgtatggcatcacttccctgatgtcatggtcctcttttgAGAACAAAGTAcaaacacatttacatatatttaatgcTTTGAAAGCTTTGAAAATCAACAAAGAGGAGATTGTGGTATATCTGATGGGAAATAACAGTAAATTCCTAATATATATGAACTAAATTTCTCAGAGGTACCTTAAATACTTGCTTACCTTGTACTAATTCTTAGGAATTAGAGGAAAGAACtgattttgcattttgttttgacaGAATCTCAGATTTCCAATCAGGATCTAGCCACTCTagtagaacaaaaagaaaagtcatgGGATCCCAGTCTCCAGTGTGCCAAGGAGCAAGGGAGCTGCAGAATCTCTTCTATAGGTGAGGAATAAAAAGCTCACAAATGGGAAAGCTTCCTTGAACATAATTCCTTGGGCACTTAGATGGTAAGATCATTCTGCTGCTACCAAAAGGAATGTGGATCCTTGACAGAACATCATTCTATATACTTTTACCACTCTCTATCCATTCTACATTATACAGAAAAACAGAGGTCACAGGTAAAGCCTAAAATTAAGCGGGAGGTTGACTTGTTTGCTAATTGCCTTAATGTCATTCTCCTTAAATGAATCTTAGTTTCTCAATAATtagtttgtttttacatataatgatTCCTATCTAGTctttcctagaatttttttttgagaactctTTAGGAAGTTGAAACAGTATTAGCCTCTTCTGGGCTAATACATGGTTGATGTATATAATCAGTAATCAGGATATTTCAGATGGATAATGTTCAgtagcttttttccccttgtggtTCAGGGATAAAactcttgtttgtttttccctttatcctaccagaagagaagaaagaaaataaggaagagaattCTCCTTCTGAACATTTTATGGAAAAACAGCTTCAAGAAATGCCTTCAGGCCATTCAGAAATAGAGATTTGCTGGAATCCTGAGCAGGAAAAAGCAGAAGGACAATATACTCCTTTTCCAGAGGAGAGACTGGGAAAATCCACAGCTTGGGCATTAGGTTCCAATGAATTGATAAGACCAAATAAATCTCATCCAGGAGAGAAACTACATAAATGTCCTGtgtgtgaaaaaaatttttctaacaATTCAAATCTTATTAGGCACCAGAAAATTCACATAGGAGAGAGACCTTGTAAATGCTCTAAATGTGGAAAAGATTTCTCTAGAAGTTCACATCTTGTCATACATGAGAGAACCcatcagagagagagattttacCCTTTCTCTGAATATGGGGGAACAGTAAATAACAGTACAATTATCACAAATCATGGAacccagagaggagagaagaaactctttaaatgtttgacatGTGGGAAAAGCTTCAGGCAGCATATGTATCTTACTAGGCACCAGAGAATACATAcaggagaaaaaccttataaatgtccTCTGTGTGGGGAAAACTTCTCTCACAGCTCCAACCTCATTAGACACCAAagaatccacacaggagagaaGCCCTATACCTGTCATGAATGTGGAGACAGTTTTTCTCACAGTTCCAATTGGATTCGACATCTGAGGACCCACACTGGAGAGAGACCTTATAAATGTTCTCAATGTGGAGAAAGTTTTTCTCGAAGCTCTCGGCTTATGAAACAccagagaactcacacagggtaGAAATGATTTGCAATTTTGATACATCCAAATTAGCAGAAGAGCTTTTATTTGGAATTGGTCTTCTCTGAGTCAAGAGACAGACCTCTACTTTGAAGAAATTGCTTGAGAGAATTATTTTGTAGGTAGGGAGAATTTTGTCTAGACAAGCTGAGTTCATTCAAGCTATGAAAAAACACTTTATCTTCTGTAGAATCTGGGGTCAACAGAGAGAACAGCAGGTGTACTCTGTGACTTCAGAGAAGAATTTTATGGTGAATGTCCCTCATTCCTCAGCATGTATATTCAAATTTTGATGTGGCTTCCTTGCTGTGCCCATTATCTCTAGTCAAATTGGATAAAATgggagaagtttatattttttgtcTGTCATCCTTCTCCAGAGGAACACAGCTGGAATATTTGGGCCAGTTGAGGTTCTGGAGAAAAAGCTGGAAGTTTTCCTGGTGGGAACTGGCTCTaagtttgggggaaaaaacaaaacaaaacaaaaaaaaaacatggacaaCTCAAGATTGATaacagcatcatttcatataagatTGACCACTGAAGGGGGAATTTGGTGAATTGCTTCAAAAGGAAAGAACTTGATAGTCCAGAAACCAAAAGGAAACAATGTCATGAAAGTTTCAGGTCAGTGAGAGAAATAGTGGAAGTTTGGATCAGCCTACTTTCTGCAGtgatttttagacttttttttctatttcaacatAGTGGTAGATGAAGAGGCATACCGGAGAAAAGTCCTATCCTATTCAAGAGTTCCTGAATCAGTTGGCTTTTCCTGGGTAAGATGCTGGACTGATGTCCAGGAAGATGAGTGTGAATTCACCAAGACAAGAAGATTTGAATAGCATGGGTATATTGAGGGTCATGGGAGATGAGGAGTAGAGATCATAGACTGGTTCTTCTCCACTTCTCTGAAGTTGTCCAGATTAAGTTGTGGAGCAACCTATCCTCCATTGAAGGTGCATTAGAATGATCGACATGTCTTAAAGAATCAAAAAcctatatattttaacattaataCCCCTTATCAACCTCAGTTGAGACCTACTTCCTTTGCCTTCCTTTGGGCTGATGACTCTTTGTATTATCTTGCTGGAGTTCTGATAAAAATCCTAgcaattagatttattctgtgtCCATGACTAGTATATATTGAGGCTAGAACAATTATGAAAGGCCATGTGTAAGCCCAAGACCTCAATCTCATACTGGACTTATCACAAAgccattaaaaaaatgtttttattaccTTCTGTGAACTTGATGTAATAAAGTCAAATATCtttcatctgattccttcttttcAGTCTTAATAGTAATAAACTTagtgtgaagaaactgagataagatAGATGATGTCCTAAGTCTTAAAATAAGAGGCCATTTTGgtggtttttaaatgttttctaggAAGAAAATTTGGTTATTCCTGACTATAAGCTTGAAATGTTTAAATTCCCTAAAatcatgaaaatgaaaaggagagttTGGGTAAAGAGAGTTCAACAATCAGTGTCCTGAGAGAGAGCATGTCTTAATAAGGAACAGCGTTCTATGTTGTGATAAAGGATTGAGAATGGATGTTCCAGTGTTTCCATGAAGAAGTGCAatacctccttttttccccccaacccAGAAATGTATCTCTGAAG from Sminthopsis crassicaudata isolate SCR6 chromosome 3, ASM4859323v1, whole genome shotgun sequence includes these protein-coding regions:
- the LOC141561191 gene encoding zinc finger protein 263-like, whose translation is MTSAGGCPISAPQELEGLLIVKLEEDCSSGQEISMVGDRASPEICHQCFRHFCYQEAAGPRQAFLQLQELCHGWLRPEMHSKEQILELLVLEQFLTVLPGDIQTRVRERHPGSGEEAVTLVEELQKEHEQVTIHGQRQAVPLKETSPLKAAQEPPNFKLEPSDIEQSPCLELQELPGPSPNGGPQSLQERASSTPWVSIFPSKAEGTKDKETRGSQFQLPVTFEDVAAYLSQEEWRHQELSKKALSRETMQENYEHVVALESQISNQDLATLVEQKEKSWDPSLQCAKEQGSCRISSIEEKKENKEENSPSEHFMEKQLQEMPSGHSEIEICWNPEQEKAEGQYTPFPEERLGKSTAWALGSNELIRPNKSHPGEKLHKCPVCEKNFSNNSNLIRHQKIHIGERPCKCSKCGKDFSRSSHLVIHERTHQRERFYPFSEYGGTVNNSTIITNHGTQRGEKKLFKCLTCGKSFRQHMYLTRHQRIHTGEKPYKCPLCGENFSHSSNLIRHQRIHTGEKPYTCHECGDSFSHSSNWIRHLRTHTGERPYKCSQCGESFSRSSRLMKHQRTHTG